In the Telopea speciosissima isolate NSW1024214 ecotype Mountain lineage chromosome 2, Tspe_v1, whole genome shotgun sequence genome, one interval contains:
- the LOC122650338 gene encoding probable LRR receptor-like serine/threonine-protein kinase At1g07650 isoform X2 produces MKTDLVAQKLFCGALISLLALNCFSTFVSSESAKLVSSEVEALGKIAKQLGKRDWDFSVDPCSANGNWSDAQPMVGSENFVSCNCSFNNNSTCHVVSMSLKAQNLSGQLPPEFEKLQFLQQLDLSRNYLSGSVPSQWANMSLVGLSFMGNRLSGPFPKVLTNITTLTNLSIEGNRFSGAIPPEIGKLINLQKLVLSSNKFTGELPAELGKLINLTDLRICDNNFSGKIPDFISNWTRIEKLVMQGSSLEGPIPSSISVLTRLSDLRISDLHGRGSDFPQLSSMQSLKTLILRKCLISGNIPGYIGEMTTLKNLDLSFNNLTGEIPTSFEKLARVDFLYLTGNMLSGRLPGWILGRNKNVDISYNNFTYEEGSDPTECPRGSVNLMESYSSTTNRINPCLTRNFPCNAPNKQYRYNLYINCGGKEFTDGKTKYEADLEARGASMFYPNPGQNWAFSSTGNFMDNDIDADVYITTNNSALSNVSVVNPELYRTARVSPLSLTYYGLCLINGNYTVKLHFAEIVYTNDSSFYNVGKRIFDVYVQKKLLLKDFNIEEEAGGPSKPIVKNFTATVTNHTLEIHFYWAGKGTTGIPDRGVYGPLISAISVDPNFKPPLDSRRKTTIITVSGVLASLVALTLLLLVVLWRKGLLGGKLSLDNDLRSLDLQTGSFSLRQIKAATKNFDAANKIGEGGFGSVYKGQLSDGTVIAVKQLSSKSKQGCREFVNEIGMISALQHPNLVKLHGCCVEGNQLLLVYEYMENNCLSRALFGRDATCKLKLDWPTRRKICIGIARGLAYLHEESRLKIVHRDIKTSNVLLDKDLNARISDFGLAKLNEDDNTHISTRVAGTIGYMAPEYAMRGYLTNKADVYSFGVVALEIVSGKSNTNYRPKEEFVYLLDWAYVLQERGSLLELVDPNLGSQYSSEEAMVMLNVALLCTNASPTLRPIMSQVVSMLEGRTDVQDLLSDPGFSAVDSKFKAIRNHFWQQPSQTFSMSSNGPETDSSISNLDREESGPLLRASSRDSIEQIL; encoded by the exons ATGAAAACTGATTTGGTAGCTCAGAAGCTATTTTGTGGAGCTCTTATCAGTCTTCTTGCTTTGAATTGCTTCTCAACATTCGTTTCCTCTGAATCAGCCAAGCTCGTCAGTTCTGAAG TGGAAGCTCTAGGAAAGATTGCGAAGCAATTGGGGAAGAGAGATTGGGATTTTAGTGTGGATCCTTGCAGTGCAAATGGAAACTGGAGTGATGCTCAACCAATGGTGGGATCCGAAAACTTCGTCAGCTGCAACTGCTCTTTCAACAACAACTCCACCTGCCATGTCGTAAGCAT GTCACTAAAGGCCCAAAACCTTTCGGGACAGCTCCCGCCAGAATTTGAAAAGCTTCAGTTCCTCCAGCAACT TGACCTCAGTCGCAACTACCTCAGTGGCTCTGTTCCTTCCCAATGGGCCAACATGAGCTTGGTCGGACT CTCTTTCATGGGGAACCGTTTGTCAGGGCCATTTCCGAAAGTGctcaccaacatcaccaccctCACAAATCT GAGTATAGAAGGGAATCGTTTCTCTGGAGCCATTCCTCCGGAGATTGGGAAATTGATCAATTTGCAGAAACT GGTTCTGTCGTCGAATAAGTTCACTGGAGAATTGCCTGCGGAACTTGGCAAGCTGATCAACTTGACTGACCT GAGGATATGTGACAACAATTTCTCTGGAAAGATACCAGATTTCATAAGCAACTGGACAAGAATTGAAAAACT TGTAATGCAAGGGTCCTCTCTTGAGGGGCCCATCCCTTCCAGCATTTCTGTGTTGACAAGATTAAGTGATTT GAGGATTAGTGACCTACATGGGAGAGGATCGGATTTCCCACAGTTGAGTAGCATGCAATCCCTGAAGACACT GATATTGAGGAAATGTTTGATTAGTGGAAATATTCCTGGATATATAGGCGAGATGACGACACTAAAAAATCT AGACCTGAGCTTTAACAACTTGACTGGTGAAATTCCAACATCCTTTGAGAAACTAGCCAGAGTAGATTTTTT GTATTTAACGGGAAACATGCTTTCCGGACGTTTACCTGGTTGGATCCTGGGCAGAAACAAGAATGT GGATATTTCCTACAACAATTTCACATATGAAGAAGGCTCGGATCCAACTGAATGTCCTCGAGGGAGCGT TAACTTGATGGAAAGCTACTCCTCAACAACAAACAGAAT AAATCCATGCCTAACAAGAAACTTCCCCTGTAATGCTCCAAATAAACAAT ATCGTTATAACTTGTACATCAATTGTGGAGGAAAGGAATTTACTGATGGTAAGACCAAGTATGAAGCAGACTTGGAAGCGCGAGGTGCTTCTATGTTTTATCCAAACCCAGGTCAAAACTGGGCATTTAGTAGCACTGGGAACTTCATGGATAATGATATTGATGCGGATGTCTATATAACAACCAACAATTCTGCCCTCTCCAATGTCTCAGTGGTCAACCCTGAATTGTATAGAACAGCGCGTGTTTCTCCCCTCTCTCTTACCTACTATGGACTATGTCTTATAAATGGTAATTACACAGTGAAACTCCACTTTGCAGAGATAGTTTACACAAATGACAGTTCATTTTACAATGTTGGGAAGCGTATATTTGATGTTTATGTTCAG AAAAAATTGCTCCTGAAGGATTTCAATATTGAAGAGGAGGCTGGTGGACCTAGTAAGCCTATTGTAAAGAATTTTACTGCAACTGTGACAAATCACACTTTGGAAATCCATTTTTACTGGGCAGGAAAAGGAACAACAGGCATCCCAGATAGAGGAGTCTATGGTCCTCTAATATCAGCCATATCAGTTGATCCTA ACTTTAAACCCCCTTTAGACAGTCGCAGGAAGACTACTATCATAACTGTGAGTGGGGTCTTAGCTTCATTGGTGGCCCTCACGCTATTGCTTTTGGTTGTTCTTTGGAGGAAAGGCTTGCTGGGAGGAAAACTCAGCTTGGACAACG ATCTTAGGAGTCTAGATCTACAAACAGGATCGTTCAGCTTAAGACAGATTAAAGCTGCAACCAAGAACTTTGATGCCGCAAACAAGATTGGGGAAGGtggttttggttcagtttataag GGTCAATTATCAGATGGAACAGTGATTGCAGTGAAACAGCTTTCCTCAAAATCTAAGCAAGGATGCCGTGAATTCGTGAACGAGATAGGCATGATTTCTGCATTGCAACATCCAAATCTTGTTAAGCTTCATGGATGCTGTGTGGAAGGCAACCAGTTACTGCTGGTTTATGAGTATATGGAAAATAATTGTCTTTCCCGTGCTCTATTTG GACGCGATGCAACATGCAAATTGAAATTGGATTGGCCAACCAGGCGCAAGATTTGCATAGGCATAGCTAGAGGTCTAGCCTACCTCCATGAAGAATCAAGGTTGAAGATTGTGCACAGAGACATCAAAACTAGCAATGTTTTGCTTGACAAGGATCTCAATGCCAGGATATCTGACTTTGGTTTGGCAAAGCTTAATGAAGATGATAACACTCACATCAGTACTCGGGTAGCTGGGACTAT AGGTTATATGGCTCCTGAATATGCAATGCGTGGTTACTTGACCAACAAAGCAGATGTTTACAGCTTTGGAGTAGTTGCATTGGAAATAGTCAGTGGGAAGAGCAACACAAATTATAGGCCAAAGGAGGAATTTGTATATCTTCTTGACTGG GCCTATGTTCTCCAAGAAAGAGGTAGTCTACTGGAGTTAGTTGATCCAAACTTAGGATCACAATATTCATCGGAAGAAGCGATGGTGATGCTGAATGTGGCTCTTCTATGCACCAATGCATCTCCCACACTTAGGCCTATTATGTCTCAAGTGGTTAGCATGCTTGAAGGCCGAACTGATGTGCAAGATCTACTTTCTGATCCAGGATTTTCAGCTGTTGATTCAAAATTCAAGGCCATTAGGAATCACTTTTGGCAACAGCCGAGTCAAACCTTTAGTATGTCAAGCAATGGGCCTGAAACTGATTCCTCTATATCAAATTTAGATAGGGAAGAGAGTGGACCTCTTTTAAGAGCTAGTTCACGTGATTCTATTGAACAAATATTGTAA
- the LOC122652903 gene encoding actin-related protein 2/3 complex subunit 1A-like translates to MTALVVHQFAQCITCHAWSPDHSMVAFCPNNNEIHIYRSLEDKWERVHVLQKHDQIVSGIDWSAKSNKIVTVSHDRNSYVWSQEASEWVPTLVILRLNRAALCVQWSPTENKFAVGSGAKTVCICYYEQENNWWVSKLIRKKHDSSVTSVAWHPDNILLATTSTDGKCRVFSTFIKGVDSRDSGTSLSSDAKFGEQIIQLDLSFSWAFGVKWSPSGNTLAYVGHNSTIYFVDDVGPSPLAQNVAFRDLPLRDVLFVSERMVIGVGFDCNPMVFAADERGIWGFVKFLVERKMAPASSKYGSQFSEAFGKLYGQKQVGNDAVESSRPRGGVHENCINCILPLEKTGDGRVKRFSTSGLDGRMVIWDLEDQEDILLYS, encoded by the exons ATGACGGCGCTTGTAGTTCACCAATTCGCTCAGTGCATCACTTGCCATGCTTGGAGTCCAGATCATTCCA TGGTTGCATTTTGTCCAAACAACAATGAGATCCACATCTATAGATCCTTGGAAGACAAATGGGAGAGGGTACATGTTCTTCAGAAG CATGATCAAATTGTTTCTGGGATAGATTGGAGtgcaaaatcaaataaaattgttACTGTATCCCATGATCGGAACTC ATATGTTTGGAGCCAGGAAGCATCAGAATGGGTACCAACCCTTGTTATTCTAAGGCTAAACCGTGCTGCTCTTTGTGTTCAATGGAGTCCTACAG AAAACAAGTTTGCAGTTGGAAGTGGGGCTAAAACTGTTTGTATCTGCTACTATGAACAAGAGAATAATTG GTGGGTCAGTAAACTTATCAGGAAAAAACATGATTCTTCTGTGACAAGTGTTGCCTGGCATCCTGATAAT ATTCTTCTTGCTACTACATCCACTGATGGAAAATGTCGAGTTTTCTCCACTTTCATCAAAGGTGTTGATTCGAG GGATTCAGGAACAAGTCTTTCTTCGGATGCAAAGTTTGGAGAG CAAATTATTCAGCTCGATCTTTCATTTAGCTGGGCTTTTGGCGTAAAATGGTCCCCAAGTGGCAATACCTTAGCCTATGTGG GTCACAATTCTacaatctactttgttgatgaTGTTGGCCCTTCTCCTTTGGCTCAAAACGTAGCATTCCGTGATTTGCCTCTGCGTGAT GTCTTATTTGTCTCTGAAAGGATGGTGATAGGTGTAGGATTTGACTGTAATCCCATGGTTTTTGCTGCAGATGAAAGAGGCATATG GGGCTTCGTGAAATTCCTTGTTGAGAGAAAAATGGCACCAGCAAGCTCAAAATATGGTTCGCAG TTTTCTGAAGCCTTTGGGAAGCTTTACGGTCAAAAACAAGTAGGCAATGATGCAGTTGAATCTTCAAGACCTCGGGGAGGCGTTCACGAGAATTGCATAAA TTGTATTTTGCCACTGGAGAAAACAGGGGATGGTAGAGTGAAGCGTTTCAGCACTTCTG GATTGGATGGTAGAATGGTCATCTGGGATTTAGAAGACCAAGAAGATATTTTGTTATATTCATAA
- the LOC122650338 gene encoding probable LRR receptor-like serine/threonine-protein kinase At1g07650 isoform X1 translates to MKTDLVAQKLFCGALISLLALNCFSTFVSSESAKLVSSEVEALGKIAKQLGKRDWDFSVDPCSANGNWSDAQPMVGSENFVSCNCSFNNNSTCHVVSMSLKAQNLSGQLPPEFEKLQFLQQLDLSRNYLSGSVPSQWANMSLVGLSFMGNRLSGPFPKVLTNITTLTNLSIEGNRFSGAIPPEIGKLINLQKLVLSSNKFTGELPAELGKLINLTDLRICDNNFSGKIPDFISNWTRIEKLVMQGSSLEGPIPSSISVLTRLSDLRISDLHGRGSDFPQLSSMQSLKTLILRKCLISGNIPGYIGEMTTLKNLDLSFNNLTGEIPTSFEKLARVDFLYLTGNMLSGRLPGWILGRNKNVDISYNNFTYEEGSDPTECPRGSVNLMESYSSTTNRIRNPCLTRNFPCNAPNKQYRYNLYINCGGKEFTDGKTKYEADLEARGASMFYPNPGQNWAFSSTGNFMDNDIDADVYITTNNSALSNVSVVNPELYRTARVSPLSLTYYGLCLINGNYTVKLHFAEIVYTNDSSFYNVGKRIFDVYVQKKLLLKDFNIEEEAGGPSKPIVKNFTATVTNHTLEIHFYWAGKGTTGIPDRGVYGPLISAISVDPNFKPPLDSRRKTTIITVSGVLASLVALTLLLLVVLWRKGLLGGKLSLDNDLRSLDLQTGSFSLRQIKAATKNFDAANKIGEGGFGSVYKGQLSDGTVIAVKQLSSKSKQGCREFVNEIGMISALQHPNLVKLHGCCVEGNQLLLVYEYMENNCLSRALFGRDATCKLKLDWPTRRKICIGIARGLAYLHEESRLKIVHRDIKTSNVLLDKDLNARISDFGLAKLNEDDNTHISTRVAGTIGYMAPEYAMRGYLTNKADVYSFGVVALEIVSGKSNTNYRPKEEFVYLLDWAYVLQERGSLLELVDPNLGSQYSSEEAMVMLNVALLCTNASPTLRPIMSQVVSMLEGRTDVQDLLSDPGFSAVDSKFKAIRNHFWQQPSQTFSMSSNGPETDSSISNLDREESGPLLRASSRDSIEQIL, encoded by the exons ATGAAAACTGATTTGGTAGCTCAGAAGCTATTTTGTGGAGCTCTTATCAGTCTTCTTGCTTTGAATTGCTTCTCAACATTCGTTTCCTCTGAATCAGCCAAGCTCGTCAGTTCTGAAG TGGAAGCTCTAGGAAAGATTGCGAAGCAATTGGGGAAGAGAGATTGGGATTTTAGTGTGGATCCTTGCAGTGCAAATGGAAACTGGAGTGATGCTCAACCAATGGTGGGATCCGAAAACTTCGTCAGCTGCAACTGCTCTTTCAACAACAACTCCACCTGCCATGTCGTAAGCAT GTCACTAAAGGCCCAAAACCTTTCGGGACAGCTCCCGCCAGAATTTGAAAAGCTTCAGTTCCTCCAGCAACT TGACCTCAGTCGCAACTACCTCAGTGGCTCTGTTCCTTCCCAATGGGCCAACATGAGCTTGGTCGGACT CTCTTTCATGGGGAACCGTTTGTCAGGGCCATTTCCGAAAGTGctcaccaacatcaccaccctCACAAATCT GAGTATAGAAGGGAATCGTTTCTCTGGAGCCATTCCTCCGGAGATTGGGAAATTGATCAATTTGCAGAAACT GGTTCTGTCGTCGAATAAGTTCACTGGAGAATTGCCTGCGGAACTTGGCAAGCTGATCAACTTGACTGACCT GAGGATATGTGACAACAATTTCTCTGGAAAGATACCAGATTTCATAAGCAACTGGACAAGAATTGAAAAACT TGTAATGCAAGGGTCCTCTCTTGAGGGGCCCATCCCTTCCAGCATTTCTGTGTTGACAAGATTAAGTGATTT GAGGATTAGTGACCTACATGGGAGAGGATCGGATTTCCCACAGTTGAGTAGCATGCAATCCCTGAAGACACT GATATTGAGGAAATGTTTGATTAGTGGAAATATTCCTGGATATATAGGCGAGATGACGACACTAAAAAATCT AGACCTGAGCTTTAACAACTTGACTGGTGAAATTCCAACATCCTTTGAGAAACTAGCCAGAGTAGATTTTTT GTATTTAACGGGAAACATGCTTTCCGGACGTTTACCTGGTTGGATCCTGGGCAGAAACAAGAATGT GGATATTTCCTACAACAATTTCACATATGAAGAAGGCTCGGATCCAACTGAATGTCCTCGAGGGAGCGT TAACTTGATGGAAAGCTACTCCTCAACAACAAACAGAAT CAGAAATCCATGCCTAACAAGAAACTTCCCCTGTAATGCTCCAAATAAACAAT ATCGTTATAACTTGTACATCAATTGTGGAGGAAAGGAATTTACTGATGGTAAGACCAAGTATGAAGCAGACTTGGAAGCGCGAGGTGCTTCTATGTTTTATCCAAACCCAGGTCAAAACTGGGCATTTAGTAGCACTGGGAACTTCATGGATAATGATATTGATGCGGATGTCTATATAACAACCAACAATTCTGCCCTCTCCAATGTCTCAGTGGTCAACCCTGAATTGTATAGAACAGCGCGTGTTTCTCCCCTCTCTCTTACCTACTATGGACTATGTCTTATAAATGGTAATTACACAGTGAAACTCCACTTTGCAGAGATAGTTTACACAAATGACAGTTCATTTTACAATGTTGGGAAGCGTATATTTGATGTTTATGTTCAG AAAAAATTGCTCCTGAAGGATTTCAATATTGAAGAGGAGGCTGGTGGACCTAGTAAGCCTATTGTAAAGAATTTTACTGCAACTGTGACAAATCACACTTTGGAAATCCATTTTTACTGGGCAGGAAAAGGAACAACAGGCATCCCAGATAGAGGAGTCTATGGTCCTCTAATATCAGCCATATCAGTTGATCCTA ACTTTAAACCCCCTTTAGACAGTCGCAGGAAGACTACTATCATAACTGTGAGTGGGGTCTTAGCTTCATTGGTGGCCCTCACGCTATTGCTTTTGGTTGTTCTTTGGAGGAAAGGCTTGCTGGGAGGAAAACTCAGCTTGGACAACG ATCTTAGGAGTCTAGATCTACAAACAGGATCGTTCAGCTTAAGACAGATTAAAGCTGCAACCAAGAACTTTGATGCCGCAAACAAGATTGGGGAAGGtggttttggttcagtttataag GGTCAATTATCAGATGGAACAGTGATTGCAGTGAAACAGCTTTCCTCAAAATCTAAGCAAGGATGCCGTGAATTCGTGAACGAGATAGGCATGATTTCTGCATTGCAACATCCAAATCTTGTTAAGCTTCATGGATGCTGTGTGGAAGGCAACCAGTTACTGCTGGTTTATGAGTATATGGAAAATAATTGTCTTTCCCGTGCTCTATTTG GACGCGATGCAACATGCAAATTGAAATTGGATTGGCCAACCAGGCGCAAGATTTGCATAGGCATAGCTAGAGGTCTAGCCTACCTCCATGAAGAATCAAGGTTGAAGATTGTGCACAGAGACATCAAAACTAGCAATGTTTTGCTTGACAAGGATCTCAATGCCAGGATATCTGACTTTGGTTTGGCAAAGCTTAATGAAGATGATAACACTCACATCAGTACTCGGGTAGCTGGGACTAT AGGTTATATGGCTCCTGAATATGCAATGCGTGGTTACTTGACCAACAAAGCAGATGTTTACAGCTTTGGAGTAGTTGCATTGGAAATAGTCAGTGGGAAGAGCAACACAAATTATAGGCCAAAGGAGGAATTTGTATATCTTCTTGACTGG GCCTATGTTCTCCAAGAAAGAGGTAGTCTACTGGAGTTAGTTGATCCAAACTTAGGATCACAATATTCATCGGAAGAAGCGATGGTGATGCTGAATGTGGCTCTTCTATGCACCAATGCATCTCCCACACTTAGGCCTATTATGTCTCAAGTGGTTAGCATGCTTGAAGGCCGAACTGATGTGCAAGATCTACTTTCTGATCCAGGATTTTCAGCTGTTGATTCAAAATTCAAGGCCATTAGGAATCACTTTTGGCAACAGCCGAGTCAAACCTTTAGTATGTCAAGCAATGGGCCTGAAACTGATTCCTCTATATCAAATTTAGATAGGGAAGAGAGTGGACCTCTTTTAAGAGCTAGTTCACGTGATTCTATTGAACAAATATTGTAA